From a single Planctomycetota bacterium genomic region:
- a CDS encoding calcium-binding protein, which produces MNAPKHRLALAASATVIAAGLVGFTTLAQITGTPGDDRIDANFEVDGQPRGTTDGDDQVDGLAGDDRIYGLAGNDQLVGGEGRDSVYGNEGDDALVGGMDEDFLDGGPGNDGIDAGDFDDEVKGGGGSDTIAGGPGNDDINGGPGNSANPDGPDSINGNDGDDTILGGNGNDTLLGNEGADDLRGNADDDSVNGGGGNDVLYGDLGNDVLQGEAGNDTLYGGQNNDTLFGGAGDDLLITEPGQYEFSFDYFDGNEGADVLFGGGGTQVLIGRDDNDTLIAGPGDDYFVLIGATEVGNHTLIDAYEDDDPSKPVIDGGTDALFFARDINPDQITQTDTQPVFYELNMGLMTDQPITLDMNSLPATAFVEVVITGSAADTVTGTDLTGHQSYRRRFLEGGQSFFSPDELFFTGPGNDTIVTGAGDDLVSADAGDDDITLGTGQCNLILGPGRDTVRQPVEGIIGFSDLGGGDGIQRRRILDLRNEDVLLLEGNVTVDQISVEDQRRYGQTRYAQLMLDGEPIFEFWAVRAGDIELTDNNGNGVMVKVKPGPDVAGPPQPIDDPPAQQPGKR; this is translated from the coding sequence ATGAACGCACCGAAACACCGCCTGGCGTTGGCGGCTTCCGCCACCGTCATCGCCGCCGGACTGGTCGGCTTCACCACGCTCGCTCAGATCACCGGCACGCCCGGCGACGACCGCATCGACGCCAACTTCGAGGTCGACGGCCAGCCGCGTGGCACCACCGACGGTGACGACCAGGTCGACGGCCTCGCCGGTGACGATCGGATCTACGGGCTCGCCGGCAACGACCAACTCGTCGGCGGTGAGGGTCGCGACTCGGTCTACGGCAACGAGGGCGACGACGCCCTGGTCGGCGGCATGGACGAGGACTTCCTCGACGGCGGCCCGGGCAACGACGGCATCGACGCGGGCGACTTCGACGACGAGGTCAAGGGCGGCGGCGGCTCCGACACCATCGCCGGCGGGCCGGGCAACGACGACATCAACGGCGGCCCCGGCAACTCCGCCAACCCCGACGGACCCGACTCCATCAACGGCAACGACGGCGACGACACCATCCTCGGCGGCAACGGCAACGACACCCTCCTCGGTAACGAAGGTGCCGACGACCTGCGCGGCAATGCCGACGACGACAGCGTCAACGGCGGCGGTGGCAACGACGTGCTCTACGGCGATCTCGGCAACGACGTCCTCCAAGGCGAGGCCGGCAACGACACGCTCTACGGCGGCCAGAACAACGACACGCTCTTCGGCGGCGCGGGCGACGACCTGCTCATCACCGAGCCGGGGCAGTACGAGTTTTCATTCGACTACTTCGACGGCAACGAAGGCGCTGACGTCCTCTTCGGCGGCGGCGGTACGCAGGTGCTCATCGGCCGCGACGACAACGACACACTCATCGCCGGGCCAGGCGATGACTACTTCGTGCTCATCGGCGCGACCGAGGTCGGCAACCACACGCTCATCGACGCCTACGAAGACGACGACCCGTCCAAGCCCGTCATCGACGGCGGCACCGATGCGCTCTTCTTCGCCAGGGACATCAACCCCGACCAAATCACGCAGACCGACACGCAGCCGGTGTTCTACGAGCTGAACATGGGGCTGATGACCGACCAGCCGATCACGCTGGACATGAACTCGCTGCCGGCAACGGCGTTTGTCGAGGTGGTCATCACCGGAAGCGCCGCCGATACCGTCACCGGCACCGATCTGACCGGCCACCAGAGCTACCGCCGACGCTTCCTCGAAGGCGGGCAGAGCTTCTTCTCACCCGACGAACTGTTCTTCACCGGCCCTGGCAACGACACCATCGTCACCGGCGCGGGCGACGACCTGGTCAGCGCCGACGCCGGCGACGACGACATCACGCTCGGCACCGGGCAGTGCAACCTCATCCTCGGCCCCGGCCGCGACACCGTCCGCCAACCCGTCGAGGGCATCATCGGCTTCTCCGACCTCGGCGGCGGCGACGGCATCCAACGCCGACGCATCCTCGACCTCCGCAACGAAGATGTCCTGCTGCTCGAAGGCAACGTCACCGTCGACCAGATCAGCGTCGAGGACCAACGCCGCTACGGCCAGACGCGCTACGCCCAGCTCATGCTCGACGGCGAGCCGATCTTCGAGTTCTGGGCCGTGCGTGCCGGCGACATCGAGCTCACCGACAACAACGGCAACGGCGTAATGGTCAAGGTCAAGCCCGGCCCCGACGTCGCCGGCCCGCCGCAGCCGATCGACGACCCGCCGGCCCAACAACCCGGCAAGCGCTAA
- a CDS encoding Xaa-Pro peptidase family protein: MGRRIWSRLHPHLAASGNPTTMPVAKPVARAKAYLKARHRNLKKALEALKLDCLLVNHAPDCQYLTNFTGHDSVVVFRSNGLIHLVTDFRYEEQANQEAGWLKLLVRGDKKMPLALAELIGEVEAKRIGFDANTYTYGQIQTIRKQLAEIDPDAELVPLEDVMLNQRKVKDDHEIGLLRKSVALAEESFEAIRDSIEPGVTEAYLAGLLISELRSRGADGTSFEPIVATAENSALPHYGPKDVLVKPDEPLLFDWGCRLGGYCSDLTRTFVIGRVAPEVKKIHKIVLEAQEKAIAFLRPGVSTQEADGIARKHIEKAGYGPKFGHSLGHGIGLDIHELPSLRKTEPVDELRPGMVVTVEPGIYLPGIGGVRIEDDVLITHSGCEVLSTLPRGFEDCHIG; this comes from the coding sequence ATGGGCCGCCGAATATGGTCGCGGCTGCACCCGCACCTCGCCGCCAGCGGCAACCCCACCACCATGCCCGTCGCCAAGCCCGTCGCCCGAGCCAAGGCCTACCTCAAGGCCCGCCACCGCAACCTCAAGAAGGCCCTCGAAGCGCTCAAGCTCGACTGCCTGCTGGTGAACCACGCCCCTGATTGCCAATACCTGACCAACTTCACCGGCCACGACAGCGTGGTCGTTTTCCGTTCCAACGGTCTGATCCATCTCGTCACGGACTTTCGCTACGAGGAACAAGCCAACCAGGAAGCGGGCTGGCTCAAGCTGCTGGTCCGCGGCGACAAGAAGATGCCTCTCGCCCTCGCCGAGCTGATCGGCGAAGTCGAAGCCAAACGCATCGGCTTCGACGCCAACACCTACACCTACGGCCAAATCCAGACCATCCGCAAGCAGCTCGCCGAGATCGACCCCGACGCCGAGTTGGTGCCACTGGAAGACGTGATGCTCAACCAGCGAAAGGTGAAGGACGACCACGAGATCGGCCTGCTCCGCAAAAGCGTCGCGCTGGCCGAGGAGTCATTCGAGGCGATCCGCGATTCGATCGAGCCGGGCGTCACCGAGGCGTATCTCGCGGGCTTGCTCATCAGCGAGTTGCGCAGCCGCGGGGCGGACGGGACGAGCTTCGAGCCGATCGTCGCGACGGCCGAGAACAGCGCCCTGCCGCACTACGGCCCCAAGGATGTGCTGGTGAAACCCGACGAGCCGTTGCTCTTCGACTGGGGCTGCCGGCTGGGGGGCTATTGCTCGGACCTGACGCGGACCTTCGTCATCGGCCGGGTCGCCCCCGAGGTGAAGAAGATTCACAAGATCGTTCTCGAAGCCCAGGAGAAAGCCATCGCGTTCCTCCGGCCGGGCGTCTCGACGCAGGAAGCCGACGGCATCGCACGCAAGCACATCGAGAAAGCTGGCTACGGGCCGAAGTTCGGCCACAGCCTCGGCCACGGCATCGGTCTCGACATTCACGAACTCCCGTCGCTCCGCAAGACCGAGCCGGTCGATGAGCTTCGGCCCGGCATGGTTGTCACGGTCGAGCCGGGCATTTACCTGCCTGGCATCGGCGGTGTTCGCATCGAAGACGACGTACTGATCACCCACAGCGGCTGCGAAGTGCTCAGCACCCTGCCCCGCGGGTTCGAGGACTGCCACATCGGTTGA
- a CDS encoding type II secretion system protein translates to MRHPQRPPRRRRHHPGSAGFTLIELLVVIGIIALLTVALVVGLSGASGAAQERATNLTLEKLRTMTDEAERSIGSAFYGIGGAVGFRYDGATVGTPPNQVKTLSAVNAGQLDPAVAAGESAFFATEAMRDTLAIMASLQTVPTNVDVLSALDDSERFPIGIDTSNATAIDGLIQDPGPSGDTLAPSIQDRMLLVSDAWGFPIIYCPGTGDPSGIGVTSVVGDAGGLTNVLTESGGNVTVISSNGKGFWVSPGPDGLYQTDADNVYSTEVKIEPVD, encoded by the coding sequence ATGCGCCACCCTCAACGACCGCCACGCCGTCGGCGGCACCATCCCGGGTCCGCCGGCTTTACGCTCATCGAACTGCTGGTGGTCATCGGCATCATCGCGCTGCTGACCGTCGCCCTGGTCGTCGGCTTGTCAGGCGCGTCCGGCGCGGCTCAGGAACGCGCGACAAACCTGACGCTCGAAAAGCTACGCACCATGACCGACGAGGCCGAGCGGTCGATCGGGAGTGCGTTCTACGGCATTGGTGGAGCGGTCGGCTTTCGTTATGACGGTGCAACAGTCGGTACGCCTCCCAATCAGGTAAAGACCCTTTCCGCCGTCAACGCAGGCCAACTTGATCCGGCCGTCGCCGCAGGGGAATCGGCTTTCTTCGCGACGGAAGCAATGCGTGACACGCTGGCCATCATGGCTTCATTGCAAACTGTCCCCACCAACGTCGATGTTCTGTCGGCATTGGATGACTCAGAACGATTTCCGATCGGGATCGACACATCCAATGCGACAGCGATTGATGGATTGATTCAAGATCCGGGGCCATCGGGCGATACATTGGCGCCGTCGATCCAAGATCGCATGTTGCTCGTCTCCGATGCCTGGGGATTCCCAATCATCTACTGCCCCGGCACAGGTGACCCTTCCGGTATTGGCGTAACGTCGGTCGTTGGCGATGCTGGCGGGCTGACCAATGTCCTGACTGAGAGTGGAGGCAACGTCACGGTGATCTCTTCCAATGGCAAAGGTTTTTGGGTCTCGCCCGGACCGGACGGGCTATATCAAACTGATGCCGACAACGTCTATTCGACCGAAGTGAAAATCGAGCCGGTGGATTAA
- the thiL gene encoding thiamine-phosphate kinase, which translates to MSESDFHRWLADRQRASRHVPMPAGDDLAGIAVPSGMLLAGSDQVLEGVHFEKWTDPVLVGRKAMNRNLSDVAAMGALPHAAIVTAALPTGYGLENAKQLYLGLEAAAAVFDCPIVGGDTGSWNGPLALSVTILADPAGFTPITRRGARPGDGLFVTGPLGDSLASGRHMTFSPRIREARRLVRTSEIHAMIDLSDGLTRDLPRLCTASGVGADLESDQIPCNATLEAALNDGEDYELLLAAPAIADGCGVARIGTVTAEPVVRIDGQPLPPGGWEHGL; encoded by the coding sequence ATGAGCGAGAGTGACTTTCATCGCTGGCTCGCCGATCGGCAACGCGCGAGTCGACACGTGCCGATGCCGGCCGGGGACGACCTGGCCGGCATCGCGGTGCCTTCGGGCATGCTTCTCGCCGGCTCCGATCAGGTTCTCGAAGGCGTGCATTTCGAGAAGTGGACTGACCCGGTCCTGGTCGGCCGCAAGGCAATGAACCGGAACCTCTCCGACGTTGCGGCGATGGGGGCGCTGCCTCACGCGGCGATCGTCACCGCCGCCTTGCCGACCGGCTACGGGCTGGAGAACGCCAAACAACTTTACCTCGGCCTCGAAGCCGCGGCGGCGGTGTTCGACTGCCCGATCGTCGGCGGGGACACGGGTAGTTGGAACGGCCCTTTGGCGCTCTCGGTGACGATTCTGGCCGATCCGGCGGGGTTCACGCCCATCACGCGTCGCGGTGCCAGGCCCGGCGACGGGCTGTTCGTCACCGGGCCGTTGGGCGATTCGCTCGCTTCGGGCCGGCACATGACCTTCAGCCCCCGCATCCGCGAGGCCCGTCGGCTGGTGCGGACGTCCGAAATCCACGCCATGATCGACCTCTCCGACGGCCTGACCCGCGATCTACCCAGGCTTTGCACTGCTTCGGGCGTTGGTGCCGACCTCGAATCGGACCAAATCCCGTGCAACGCCACCCTCGAAGCGGCTCTGAACGATGGGGAGGACTACGAACTGCTCCTCGCCGCCCCTGCGATCGCCGACGGCTGCGGCGTGGCCCGAATCGGCACGGTGACGGCCGAACCGGTCGTGCGGATCGACGGTCAGCCCCTGCCCCCGGGCGGCTGGGAACACGGCCTGTAA
- a CDS encoding PilZ domain-containing protein, with protein sequence MKHLSAENLLEIVRSLRSDVDQAQRRRQPRVGMRHTVRLIPCDPAQIPLPEHAERAWVRDVSRKGLGLLVGQTFELDQTVLLEISSDTHGGIAHLLGRVVRCEEISSDNCHVGIELILDTPQDEIAKLTDRIPA encoded by the coding sequence GTGAAGCACCTATCGGCCGAAAATTTGCTCGAAATCGTCCGCAGCCTCCGCAGTGACGTCGACCAAGCCCAGCGCCGCCGACAGCCGCGCGTCGGCATGCGGCACACGGTCCGCCTCATCCCCTGCGACCCGGCCCAGATTCCGCTGCCCGAACATGCCGAGCGAGCGTGGGTGCGCGACGTGTCCCGAAAGGGTCTCGGGCTACTCGTCGGGCAGACGTTCGAGTTGGATCAAACCGTGCTCCTGGAGATCTCCAGCGATACCCACGGCGGCATCGCCCACCTGCTCGGCCGTGTCGTCCGGTGCGAGGAGATCAGCTCCGATAACTGCCACGTCGGTATCGAGCTCATTCTCGACACCCCGCAGGACGAGATCGCCAAGCTGACCGACCGCATCCCGGCGTAA
- a CDS encoding PEP-CTERM sorting domain-containing protein (PEP-CTERM proteins occur, often in large numbers, in the proteomes of bacteria that also encode an exosortase, a predicted intramembrane cysteine proteinase. The presence of a PEP-CTERM domain at a protein's C-terminus predicts cleavage within the sorting domain, followed by covalent anchoring to some some component of the (usually Gram-negative) cell surface. Many PEP-CTERM proteins exhibit an unusual sequence composition that includes large numbers of potential glycosylation sites. Expression of one such protein has been shown restore the ability of a bacterium to form floc, a type of biofilm.), translating into MQTILTRGSFAAVVVALSAATASAHISGITSTDNSSGVFDVATHQTSVGPVGVAGNAVSFTHTTQLVNTAAFTGGVVQTSVGNSSFQLAFTVEDPGNVGFEISLDQLLRGYSGVDVQVGQGNATGVSYFVQFDDSTDAPDTFSNFVPAFIGTSGVGLTVPDGSEPDSARDFFEAIDSDVLGSYVGTTDFVLDFTTGFSPTTNVFFQNGGVGSGEINYGLGTSQIGDDFTADELGHFLTVTATFVPEPASLGLLGVLGLGLLRRR; encoded by the coding sequence ATGCAAACCATCCTGACCCGCGGCAGCTTCGCTGCCGTCGTTGTCGCATTGTCGGCCGCCACCGCATCAGCGCATATCAGCGGCATCACCAGCACCGACAACAGCAGCGGCGTCTTCGACGTCGCGACTCACCAGACCAGCGTTGGCCCGGTCGGCGTCGCCGGCAATGCCGTGAGCTTCACGCATACCACGCAGTTGGTGAACACCGCAGCCTTCACCGGCGGCGTCGTGCAAACCAGCGTCGGCAACTCCAGCTTCCAACTCGCCTTCACCGTCGAAGATCCGGGCAATGTCGGCTTCGAGATTTCGCTCGACCAACTGCTTCGCGGATACTCGGGCGTCGACGTCCAGGTCGGCCAGGGCAACGCGACCGGTGTGAGCTATTTCGTCCAGTTTGATGACTCCACCGACGCACCGGACACGTTCAGCAACTTTGTCCCTGCGTTCATCGGCACCAGTGGCGTTGGGCTGACCGTTCCCGACGGATCGGAGCCGGACTCGGCACGCGACTTCTTCGAAGCCATCGATTCGGATGTTCTTGGATCTTACGTCGGCACCACCGACTTCGTGCTCGACTTCACGACGGGCTTCAGCCCGACCACGAATGTCTTCTTCCAGAACGGCGGCGTCGGCTCCGGCGAGATCAACTACGGGCTCGGCACGAGTCAGATCGGCGACGACTTCACCGCCGATGAGCTGGGTCACTTCCTGACCGTGACGGCGACGTTCGTTCCCGAACCGGCCAGCCTCGGCCTGCTCGGCGTGCTGGGCTTGGGCCTGCTCCGGCGTCGGTAA
- the crtI gene encoding phytoene desaturase family protein, which translates to MPKAIVIGGGFGGIASALRMRAKGYDVTLIDKQDKLGGRGYQYHHETEHGTFVHDAGPTVITAKFLFDELFELFGKRREDYVEFRDIYPWYRIQFANGEQFNYGGTMEQFEGEIRKFGGDRDVEGFRKYLAHSKRIFDKGFTDLGDQPFDKFTTMLKCAPDLAKLGAWRTVWQMSSKYIKNENLRRVFSFQPLLVGGNPFNTTSIYSLIFYLEREWGVQFAMGGTGAIVRGLQKLMEEEGIELRLGEEVASIDIHDWPDRPKQEKFGLRQWAKSVRLRSGEQIAPGNPGIDPRDVDWEPVVIVNGDPPAIYRNLIAPEHRPSFKDAKLDKMKYSMGLFVLYFGTTRKYDDVAHHTIVLGETYKELLDKLFDMKQVEREDLSVYLHRPTATDPSMAPEGMESFYVLVPVPNLQPGGKADPADIPTHPDGTVDWAKFGDAFRDDVVRYLERTILPGLSECITGDFYVTPDHFRDNLNTHFGSGFSIQPIFKQSAWFRFHNKSEDIDGLYFVGAGTHPGAGMPGVLCSAKVVDNLIPAVEPANAGV; encoded by the coding sequence ATGCCAAAAGCGATTGTGATCGGTGGCGGATTTGGTGGGATAGCGTCCGCGCTGCGCATGCGGGCCAAGGGCTACGACGTCACGCTCATCGACAAGCAGGACAAGCTCGGCGGACGCGGCTACCAGTACCACCACGAAACCGAGCACGGCACCTTCGTCCACGACGCCGGCCCGACCGTCATCACCGCGAAGTTCCTCTTCGACGAACTCTTTGAGCTCTTCGGCAAACGCCGGGAGGACTACGTCGAGTTCCGCGACATCTACCCGTGGTACCGCATCCAGTTCGCCAACGGCGAGCAGTTCAACTACGGCGGCACGATGGAGCAGTTCGAGGGCGAGATCCGCAAGTTCGGCGGCGATCGCGACGTCGAGGGCTTTCGCAAGTACCTCGCCCACTCCAAACGTATCTTCGACAAGGGCTTTACCGACCTCGGCGATCAGCCGTTCGACAAGTTCACGACGATGCTCAAGTGCGCCCCCGACCTCGCCAAGCTCGGCGCGTGGCGGACGGTCTGGCAGATGAGCAGCAAGTACATCAAGAACGAGAACCTGCGCCGCGTGTTCAGCTTCCAACCGCTGCTCGTCGGCGGCAACCCGTTCAACACGACGAGCATCTACTCGCTCATCTTCTACCTCGAACGCGAATGGGGCGTCCAGTTCGCGATGGGCGGCACCGGCGCGATCGTCCGCGGGTTGCAGAAGCTGATGGAGGAGGAAGGGATTGAGCTGCGGTTGGGGGAGGAGGTGGCGTCGATCGACATACACGACTGGCCGGATCGACCCAAGCAAGAGAAGTTTGGCCTCCGGCAATGGGCGAAGTCAGTGCGACTTCGGAGTGGTGAACAAATCGCTCCCGGGAATCCTGGTATTGACCCACGGGACGTCGATTGGGAGCCAGTGGTCATCGTCAACGGCGACCCGCCGGCGATCTACCGCAACCTCATCGCCCCCGAGCATCGGCCGTCGTTCAAGGATGCCAAGCTCGACAAGATGAAGTACAGCATGGGCCTGTTCGTGCTCTACTTCGGCACCACCAGGAAGTACGACGACGTCGCCCACCACACCATCGTCCTCGGCGAAACGTACAAGGAGCTGCTCGACAAACTCTTCGACATGAAGCAGGTCGAGCGCGAGGACCTGAGCGTTTACCTGCACCGCCCCACCGCGACCGACCCGAGCATGGCCCCCGAGGGCATGGAGAGCTTTTACGTGCTCGTCCCCGTCCCCAACCTCCAACCCGGCGGCAAGGCCGACCCGGCCGACATCCCCACGCACCCCGACGGCACCGTCGACTGGGCCAAGTTCGGCGACGCCTTCCGCGACGACGTCGTCCGCTACCTCGAACGCACGATCCTGCCCGGCCTGAGCGAGTGCATCACCGGTGACTTCTACGTCACCCCCGACCACTTCCGCGACAACCTCAACACCCACTTCGGCAGCGGCTTCTCGATCCAGCCGATCTTCAAACAGTCGGCCTGGTTCCGCTTCCACAACAAGTCCGAGGACATCGACGGCCTGTACTTCGTCGGTGCCGGCACCCACCCCGGCGCGGGCATGCCGGGCGTCCTCTGCAGCGCGAAAGTCGTCGACAACCTCATCCCCGCGGTCGAGCCGGCAAACGCCGGGGTATGA
- the accC gene encoding acetyl-CoA carboxylase biotin carboxylase subunit encodes MFNRILIANRGEIALRIIRACREMGVSPVCVYSEADAEASYLQLADEAVCIGKGPAGDSYLNIPRIIAAAEITGAEAIHPGYGFLAENAAFADICRECKIEFIGPSGEAMRNLGDKVNCKRIARKAKTPTVPGSEGALEDEQEAIDVAKKIGYPVIVKASAGGGGRGMRVATNEQSLRNAVGQAMQEAEAAFKNPAVYLEKFIEKGKHVEVQIIADRHGNAVHLYERDCSMQRRHQKLIEEAPCPVLDPKTRNSLCESAVRLAKEADYSGAGTVEFLLDDDKNFYLLEVNARIQVEHPVTEMVTGVDLIQTMIRVAAGEELPFKQKDITLTGHAIECRINAEDPSRNFAPQPGTLETYIAPGGPGVRLDTHAHAGYRIPPNYDSMIGKLICHRPTRAEAIATSKRALNEFQIGPIATTIPLHLRLLDDKNFQAGDVDTKYIEREVLV; translated from the coding sequence ATGTTCAATCGCATTCTCATCGCCAACCGTGGGGAGATCGCGCTTCGGATCATCCGGGCCTGTCGCGAGATGGGCGTCTCGCCGGTGTGCGTCTACTCCGAGGCCGACGCCGAGGCGTCGTACCTGCAACTCGCCGACGAAGCGGTCTGCATCGGCAAAGGCCCGGCCGGCGATTCGTACCTGAACATCCCGCGCATCATCGCCGCCGCCGAAATCACCGGCGCAGAAGCCATCCACCCCGGCTACGGCTTCCTCGCGGAGAACGCCGCCTTCGCCGACATCTGTCGTGAGTGCAAGATCGAGTTCATCGGCCCCTCCGGCGAGGCGATGCGCAACCTCGGCGACAAGGTCAACTGCAAACGCATCGCCCGCAAGGCCAAGACCCCCACCGTCCCCGGCTCCGAGGGCGCGCTCGAAGACGAACAGGAAGCCATCGACGTCGCCAAGAAGATCGGCTACCCCGTCATCGTCAAGGCCAGCGCCGGCGGCGGCGGGCGCGGCATGCGCGTCGCCACCAACGAGCAATCCCTCCGCAACGCCGTCGGCCAAGCGATGCAGGAAGCAGAGGCCGCGTTCAAGAACCCCGCGGTCTACCTCGAGAAGTTCATCGAAAAGGGCAAGCACGTCGAGGTGCAGATCATCGCCGACCGCCACGGCAACGCGGTGCACCTCTACGAACGCGACTGCTCCATGCAGCGGCGCCATCAGAAGCTCATCGAGGAAGCCCCCTGCCCGGTGCTCGATCCGAAGACGCGCAACTCACTATGCGAGAGTGCCGTGCGGCTGGCGAAGGAAGCGGACTACAGCGGCGCGGGCACGGTCGAGTTCCTGCTCGACGACGACAAGAATTTTTACTTGCTCGAAGTCAACGCCCGCATCCAGGTCGAGCATCCGGTCACCGAGATGGTCACCGGCGTCGACCTGATCCAAACGATGATCCGCGTCGCCGCCGGCGAGGAGTTGCCGTTCAAGCAGAAGGACATCACGCTCACCGGGCACGCGATCGAGTGCCGCATCAACGCCGAAGACCCGAGCCGCAACTTCGCCCCCCAGCCCGGCACGCTCGAAACCTACATCGCCCCCGGCGGCCCCGGCGTCCGCCTCGACACCCACGCCCACGCCGGCTATCGCATCCCGCCCAACTACGACTCGATGATCGGCAAGCTCATCTGCCACCGCCCCACCCGTGCCGAAGCCATCGCCACCAGCAAGCGCGCCCTCAACGAGTTCCAGATCGGCCCAATTGCCACGACGATCCCCCTGCACCTGCGCCTCCTCGACGACAAGAACTTCCAAGCCGGCGACGTCGACACCAAGTACATCGAACGCGAAGTGCTGGTCTGA
- the accB gene encoding acetyl-CoA carboxylase biotin carboxyl carrier protein, whose product MSKKKVTKRPARKPIGKAAPKKSAATKPAAKSLAKPGSPMDLNLLEQLGKLMSDNDLSLLNLRDGEQRIYLRRGQITQTAPVAAPAPTAAPPAPAPVAPAASTPPPAPAEAADDTAGLTPIKSPMVGTFYAAPNPDAKDFVTVGSKVTSDTDVCIIEAMKVFNNIKAETTGEIAKILVKAGDSVEYGQTLFLVKA is encoded by the coding sequence TTGAGCAAGAAGAAAGTCACCAAACGTCCGGCCCGCAAGCCGATCGGAAAAGCCGCGCCGAAGAAGTCGGCCGCGACAAAGCCCGCAGCGAAGTCCCTGGCCAAGCCCGGCTCGCCGATGGACCTGAACCTGCTCGAGCAACTCGGCAAGCTCATGTCCGACAACGACCTTTCCCTTCTCAACCTGCGCGACGGCGAGCAACGCATCTACCTTCGTCGCGGGCAGATCACGCAGACCGCGCCGGTCGCCGCACCGGCACCGACCGCGGCGCCCCCGGCTCCCGCGCCGGTTGCCCCCGCGGCTTCGACGCCTCCGCCTGCCCCCGCCGAAGCCGCTGACGACACCGCCGGACTCACGCCCATCAAGAGTCCCATGGTCGGCACCTTCTACGCCGCCCCCAACCCCGACGCCAAGGACTTCGTCACCGTTGGCTCCAAAGTCACCTCCGACACCGACGTCTGCATCATCGAAGCGATGAAGGTCTTCAACAACATCAAAGCCGAAACCACCGGCGAGATCGCCAAGATCCTCGTGAAGGCCGGCGACTCCGTCGAGTACGGGCAGACTCTGTTCCTGGTGAAGGCGTAA